A genomic window from Mycetohabitans rhizoxinica HKI 454 includes:
- a CDS encoding amino acid aminotransferase gives MFEHVEAFPGDPILSLNEDFQVDPRSDKVNLSIGIYFDAHGKLPVMAAVRDAEQALAGAIGPRPYLPMSGLPAYRDAVQQLVFGDTCSARAGRRIATLQTLGGSGALKVGADFLRRTFPDVQVWISDPSWENHRVVFERAGFTVNTYPYYDGATGGLRFDAMLDALRAIPKRHIVLLHACCHNPTGVDLDHDQWREVISLIEQNELLPFVDMAYQGFGTDLDDDAFAVRELAARGISCLVANSFSKNFSLYGERCGGLSVVCRSADEATRVLGQLTGAIRANYSNPPTYGAKVVHKVLCTPALRASWQSELASMCKRIAAMRRAIHQRLQGHIADEALSRYIRQRGMFTYTGLSAAQVDRLRAEHGVYLVRSGRMCVAGLNEQNVGVVANALASVLRA, from the coding sequence ATGTTCGAGCACGTCGAAGCGTTTCCCGGTGATCCGATCCTGTCGCTCAACGAGGATTTCCAGGTTGACCCTCGGTCCGACAAGGTGAATTTGAGCATTGGCATCTACTTCGACGCGCACGGCAAGCTGCCGGTGATGGCTGCCGTGCGCGATGCGGAGCAGGCGCTGGCCGGCGCGATCGGACCCCGTCCCTACCTGCCGATGTCGGGACTGCCCGCGTATCGCGACGCAGTACAACAACTGGTGTTCGGCGACACATGCAGCGCGCGCGCCGGGCGGCGCATCGCGACGCTGCAGACACTGGGCGGCTCGGGTGCGTTGAAAGTCGGCGCAGACTTTCTGCGACGCACCTTCCCCGATGTGCAGGTGTGGATCAGCGACCCCAGTTGGGAAAACCACCGCGTGGTGTTTGAACGCGCCGGCTTCACGGTGAACACCTATCCGTACTACGATGGCGCCACCGGCGGCTTGCGCTTTGATGCGATGCTCGATGCGTTGCGCGCTATTCCGAAGCGCCACATCGTGCTACTGCATGCGTGTTGCCATAACCCGACCGGCGTCGACCTGGACCACGACCAATGGCGTGAGGTCATCTCGCTAATCGAGCAAAACGAGCTGCTGCCGTTCGTCGACATGGCGTACCAGGGTTTTGGCACGGATCTGGACGATGATGCCTTCGCGGTGCGAGAACTGGCCGCGCGCGGCATATCGTGCCTAGTCGCGAACTCGTTTTCGAAGAACTTTTCGCTGTATGGCGAGCGCTGCGGTGGCCTAAGCGTCGTGTGCCGATCCGCCGACGAGGCAACACGCGTACTCGGGCAATTGACCGGCGCGATACGAGCTAACTATAGCAATCCGCCGACCTATGGCGCCAAGGTGGTGCACAAGGTGCTCTGCACGCCGGCGCTACGCGCGTCTTGGCAGTCCGAACTCGCCTCGATGTGCAAGCGCATTGCCGCGATGCGCCGCGCGATCCACCAGCGGTTGCAAGGCCATATCGCCGACGAAGCCTTGTCGCGCTATATCCGACAGCGCGGCATGTTCACCTATACCGGACTGAGCGCCGCGCAGGTGGACCGGCTGCGCGCCGAGCACGGCGTGTATCTGGTTCGCTCCGGGCGGATGTGCGTCGCGGGCCTGAACGAGCAGAACGTCGGCGTGGTCGCCAACGCCCTCGCAAGCGTGCTGCGCGCGTGA
- a CDS encoding amino acid permease — protein sequence MVVANNTETALKRGLKNRHIQLIALGGAIGTGLFLGIAQTIQMAGPSVLLGYALAGGIAFLIMRQLGEMVVDEPVAGSFSYFADKYCGRFAGFLSGWNYWVLYILVGMAELSAVGIYIQYWWPGVPTWASALAFFVLINAINLGSVKSYGEMEFWFSIVKVAAIAGMIVFGAYLLLSGSAGPQASIANLWQHGGFFPNGATGLAMSMAVIMFSFGGLELVGITAAEADDPHNSIPRATNQVVYRILIFYVGALAVLLSLYPWQNITSGSSPFVMIFHAMNSNVVATVLNVVVLTAALSVYNSGVYSNSRMLYALAQQRNAPRALGAVNRRGVPVAALAVSATITGVCVVINYVIPAQALELLMGLVVSALLINWAMISIIHLRFRQHKRRTGQTSRFASVGHPFTNYLCLVFLAAILIVMYRTPPLRLSVYLIPVWLAVLAVSYRFRQPSAPLTISGGTSKR from the coding sequence ATGGTAGTAGCAAACAATACAGAGACCGCACTCAAGCGCGGATTGAAAAACAGGCATATCCAGTTGATTGCGTTGGGCGGCGCCATCGGCACCGGTTTGTTCCTGGGCATCGCGCAGACGATCCAAATGGCGGGACCGTCAGTATTACTCGGCTACGCGTTGGCCGGCGGCATTGCTTTTTTGATCATGCGGCAACTCGGTGAGATGGTGGTCGACGAGCCGGTCGCCGGCTCGTTCAGCTACTTCGCCGACAAGTACTGTGGCCGCTTCGCCGGCTTCCTGTCTGGTTGGAACTACTGGGTACTGTACATTCTCGTGGGCATGGCCGAGTTGTCGGCGGTCGGCATCTATATCCAATATTGGTGGCCCGGCGTGCCGACGTGGGCCTCGGCGCTGGCGTTTTTCGTGCTAATCAACGCGATCAACTTGGGCAGCGTGAAATCCTACGGCGAGATGGAATTCTGGTTCTCGATCGTCAAAGTGGCCGCGATCGCCGGCATGATCGTATTCGGCGCCTACCTGCTGTTGTCCGGCTCGGCGGGCCCGCAAGCGAGCATTGCCAACCTGTGGCAGCACGGTGGCTTTTTCCCGAACGGCGCCACTGGCCTGGCGATGTCGATGGCAGTGATCATGTTCTCGTTTGGCGGCCTGGAATTGGTCGGCATCACGGCCGCCGAGGCCGACGATCCGCACAACAGTATCCCGCGCGCCACCAACCAGGTCGTCTACCGAATCCTGATTTTCTATGTCGGCGCACTCGCCGTGCTGCTGTCGCTCTATCCATGGCAGAATATCACTAGCGGCAGCAGCCCGTTCGTGATGATCTTCCACGCGATGAACAGCAACGTGGTGGCCACCGTGCTCAACGTCGTGGTACTGACCGCCGCGCTGTCAGTTTATAACAGCGGGGTCTACAGCAACAGTCGAATGCTGTACGCGCTCGCGCAGCAACGCAATGCGCCGCGCGCACTCGGCGCGGTGAACCGGCGCGGCGTGCCGGTCGCCGCCCTCGCTGTATCGGCGACAATCACCGGCGTGTGCGTGGTCATTAATTATGTGATACCAGCCCAGGCGCTTGAACTGTTGATGGGGCTCGTGGTATCGGCGCTGCTGATCAACTGGGCCATGATCAGCATCATCCACCTGCGCTTCCGGCAGCATAAGCGCAGGACCGGCCAGACGAGCCGCTTCGCCAGCGTCGGCCATCCGTTCACGAACTACCTGTGCCTGGTGTTCCTCGCCGCGATCTTGATCGTGATGTACCGCACGCCGCCGTTGCGCCTGTCGGTCTACTTAATTCCTGTCTGGCTGGCAGTGTTGGCGGTAAGCTATCGCTTTCGCCAACCCAGTGCGCCGTTGACGATATCCGGCGGGACCTCCAAGCGGTAA
- a CDS encoding Lrp/AsnC family transcriptional regulator: MQILEFDCTVRQLLSVLQEQARASHLEWAKTIRLSLAQTLCCRRRLEEHGVIKQYEARRAAPKIGIDVVASIHVTMERGPIRHRAPFRERIVELT; this comes from the coding sequence GTGCAGATACTCGAGTTCGATTGTACGGTCCGCCAGTTATTGAGCGTACTACAGGAACAGGCGCGTGCATCACACTTGGAGTGGGCTAAGACGATCCGGCTATCGCTGGCGCAGACGCTGTGTTGCCGTCGGCGCCTGGAGGAGCACGGTGTGATCAAGCAGTACGAGGCCCGCCGCGCTGCACCAAAAATAGGCATTGACGTCGTCGCGTCCATCCATGTGACGATGGAGCGCGGGCCTATCCGCCACAGGGCACCGTTTCGCGAACGGATTGTCGAACTTACGTAG
- a CDS encoding alpha/beta fold hydrolase, producing the protein MHHCASSARAHTAKAGTPGPVTTDGGLTTLPAGATRGTLQIEYRWLNRTRHDAPIAVFLHEGLGSVAMWRDWPQTLCDALGWRALLYSRPGYGRSTPREPGVKWPVRFMHEQAHDVLPSLLDALGIDASERARMWLIGHSDGGSIALLYASAFPRALAGAVVIAPHVRVEQLSVDSIAQMKIDYERASLRNKLARYHDDVDSAFYGWNDIWLDPAFRDWDITGMLPRIQCHLLAIQGYDDKYGTMAQIDIIQHNVRHARVAKLPTCGHLPHRDAPVELNRVIADFIRATTFNM; encoded by the coding sequence ATGCATCATTGCGCAAGCTCCGCCAGGGCACACACCGCCAAGGCCGGCACACCGGGCCCAGTCACCACAGATGGCGGGCTGACGACGCTGCCCGCCGGTGCGACGCGCGGCACGCTGCAAATTGAGTATCGTTGGCTGAACCGCACGCGTCACGACGCGCCGATCGCGGTATTTTTGCATGAGGGACTGGGCAGCGTGGCGATGTGGAGGGACTGGCCACAAACGCTGTGCGACGCGCTCGGCTGGCGCGCACTCCTCTATTCGCGGCCCGGCTACGGGCGCTCCACGCCGCGCGAGCCGGGCGTTAAGTGGCCCGTGCGGTTCATGCACGAGCAGGCCCACGACGTGCTGCCGTCGCTGCTCGATGCGCTGGGCATCGACGCGAGCGAGCGCGCGCGGATGTGGCTCATTGGGCATAGTGACGGCGGCTCGATCGCGTTGCTGTACGCCAGCGCGTTTCCTCGCGCGCTGGCCGGTGCGGTCGTCATCGCACCGCACGTGAGGGTCGAGCAGCTATCGGTGGACAGCATCGCGCAAATGAAGATTGACTACGAACGCGCGAGCCTGCGCAACAAACTTGCACGCTACCACGACGATGTCGATTCCGCATTCTACGGCTGGAATGACATCTGGCTGGACCCGGCGTTCCGTGACTGGGACATCACCGGCATGCTACCGCGCATCCAATGCCACCTGCTGGCGATTCAAGGCTACGACGACAAGTACGGCACGATGGCACAGATCGATATAATCCAGCACAACGTGCGTCACGCGCGGGTGGCCAAGCTGCCCACCTGCGGCCATTTGCCGCACCGAGACGCACCGGTCGAACTCAATCGGGTGATTGCGGACTTCATCCGCGCCACGACCTTTAACATGTAG
- a CDS encoding benzoate-CoA ligase family protein translates to MQALMESHAGATISASSPPAQFNFATHLFELNRQRAQRLAYIDDAGTLTYGALQEHARRFASIMRAQGVRPEERILLVMLDTVELPIAFLGALYAGVVPVIANTLLGPSEYAYMIAHSRARIVIASASLLPAVLPALDQAQADSCELIVSGVDHGAMPASHHNTAPTLQHLLDTAMPTAEPIRSSRDDIAFWLYSSGSTGKLKGTVHTHANLYWTAELYGKSVLAINEHDVVFSAAKLFFAYGLGNALTFPLSVGATTVLMAERPSAKAVFARLVRHRATIFYGVPTLYASMLACARLPRREQVALRLCTSAGEALPKAVGERFSAHFGCEILDGIGSTEMLHIFLSNRPGDVEYGTTGTPVPGYEVELRDETGAPVADGEIGDLFIKGPSAALMYWCNREKSRTTFLGDWLRSGDKFRRQPNGRYVYAGRSDDMFKVSGQYVSPVEVEMSLAHHEAVLEAAVVGVERDGLLKAYAFVVLKAHVSASDALADEIRAFAKQRLAPHKCPREIVFVDELPKTATGKIQRFKLRAQS, encoded by the coding sequence ATGCAAGCCTTAATGGAGTCCCACGCTGGCGCGACGATTTCGGCCAGCTCGCCGCCGGCCCAGTTTAACTTCGCCACGCATCTGTTCGAGCTGAATCGCCAGCGCGCGCAGCGACTGGCCTACATCGACGACGCTGGCACACTCACTTATGGGGCGTTGCAGGAGCATGCACGCCGCTTCGCGAGCATCATGCGTGCACAAGGGGTGCGGCCGGAAGAGCGGATTTTGCTGGTGATGCTGGACACCGTCGAGTTGCCCATCGCGTTCCTCGGCGCGCTTTATGCCGGTGTGGTCCCGGTCATTGCCAACACGCTGCTCGGCCCAAGCGAATATGCGTACATGATCGCGCACAGCCGCGCACGCATCGTGATTGCTTCCGCGTCACTGCTGCCCGCCGTCCTGCCAGCACTGGACCAAGCACAGGCCGATTCATGCGAGCTCATTGTCAGCGGCGTCGACCACGGTGCGATGCCAGCGTCTCACCACAATACTGCGCCCACGTTGCAACACTTGCTGGACACCGCGATGCCCACGGCCGAGCCGATCCGCAGTAGCCGCGACGACATCGCATTCTGGCTCTATTCGTCTGGTTCGACCGGCAAGCTGAAGGGTACCGTGCATACCCACGCGAACCTGTACTGGACTGCGGAACTGTATGGCAAGTCGGTGCTGGCCATCAACGAGCATGACGTCGTGTTCTCGGCGGCCAAGCTGTTCTTCGCCTACGGATTGGGCAACGCGCTGACCTTTCCACTCTCGGTCGGCGCAACCACCGTGCTGATGGCCGAACGCCCCAGCGCAAAGGCGGTGTTCGCACGGCTCGTACGGCATCGCGCCACAATCTTCTACGGCGTGCCCACACTGTACGCAAGCATGCTTGCCTGTGCGCGCCTGCCCAGACGCGAGCAGGTTGCGCTGCGCCTCTGCACGTCCGCCGGCGAGGCGCTGCCCAAGGCGGTCGGCGAGCGATTCAGCGCACACTTTGGCTGCGAGATCCTCGATGGCATCGGCTCGACGGAAATGCTGCATATTTTCCTGTCGAATCGGCCGGGCGACGTCGAGTATGGCACCACCGGCACGCCGGTACCTGGCTACGAGGTCGAACTACGCGACGAGACCGGCGCGCCCGTCGCGGACGGCGAGATCGGCGACCTGTTCATTAAGGGCCCCAGCGCGGCGCTGATGTACTGGTGCAACCGCGAGAAGTCCCGTACGACGTTCCTGGGCGATTGGTTGCGCAGCGGCGACAAATTCCGCCGCCAGCCCAACGGCCGCTATGTGTACGCGGGCCGCAGCGACGACATGTTCAAGGTCAGCGGCCAGTACGTCTCACCCGTCGAGGTCGAGATGTCGCTGGCGCATCATGAGGCGGTGCTGGAGGCCGCCGTCGTCGGCGTCGAGCGCGACGGTTTGCTGAAGGCGTACGCGTTTGTCGTGCTCAAGGCTCACGTGAGTGCGTCGGATGCGCTGGCCGATGAGATCCGAGCATTCGCCAAGCAACGGCTCGCGCCGCACAAGTGTCCGCGCGAAATCGTCTTCGTCGACGAGTTGCCGAAGACCGCGACAGGTAAAATTCAACGCTTCAAGTTGCGAGCACAATCCTGA
- a CDS encoding DUF4863 family protein: MSPQDFHRMIARVTEPLVGRELDGALADWLNTRWSPESTEYRELAQACRAGVSQGWMCNREHAGIRYGRIFKPDASIGGFSVDMADVAGPHHVHPHGEIDLIMPLTPNATFDGHAAGWCVYDPGSAHRPTVSNGRALVMYLLPYGAIEFSPA, encoded by the coding sequence ATGTCGCCACAAGACTTTCACCGCATGATCGCGCGTGTAACGGAACCGTTGGTCGGACGTGAACTTGACGGCGCGCTGGCCGACTGGCTCAATACCCGCTGGTCGCCAGAGAGCACCGAATACCGCGAGTTGGCGCAAGCCTGTCGGGCCGGTGTCTCACAGGGTTGGATGTGCAACCGCGAACACGCGGGCATCCGTTATGGCCGGATTTTCAAACCCGACGCCAGCATTGGCGGCTTCTCCGTCGACATGGCCGACGTGGCCGGCCCACATCACGTCCATCCGCACGGCGAGATCGACTTGATCATGCCGCTCACGCCGAACGCAACGTTTGACGGCCACGCTGCCGGCTGGTGCGTCTACGATCCCGGCAGCGCGCATCGGCCAACGGTCTCGAACGGCCGCGCGCTGGTGATGTATCTGCTACCCTACGGCGCAATCGAATTCTCCCCCGCCTGA